TTTCTTATAGTAAAAAGGAATATTATCTGATCAAGTACCTTGTTTGGATTAGGAATAGAGCAAAGTGGGAGGTGGGTCATCATTTCTTGGTAAGAACATTCATCCTTCTCTGTAAATTGTAGTGCTCCATCGAGAACAAAAACCTTGCCATCGGCGGATGACTGCATTGATCAATAATAATTATTGAGGATATTAAAATACAAGATATATAGTagtacacatgcatgcatgctgcttTTGCATTATTACACAAATGATCAACTCAAAAATTGGTATTTAATtctcacaataaaataaatatggcaTATACAAGAGATATACCTGGAAAATCATCATACTTTGGTATTTGGACGATCCTTGAAACAGAATATAGAGAGTTAGTGGTGTCATTGGTGTCATTGCAGACAACTCATGGAACCATGAAGATGAACAAAATATAGAGAGTCAGTGGTGTCATTGCACAAAATATAGAGAGTAATGCAACAATGAAactttaataaacaaaaaaaactgaaataaaatataaatgatattatCAATATGGTGTAGAATCAAAACCCAAATGCCCTCTGATTGACATTGTTGCTCTAAATGAATCCAACATCTTCTTTTACAATTTGAGTGGGTAGGCTTGGTCTGGgtcttttcataattttatataaggaATTCTTTCATGAACAATAAATATGTAGTTCACAGATTTTTATATCTTTACCATTTCTCCCATGTTGCTTCCAGAAGCTAGAAGACAAATTCAATGCTAATGATGCACAAAATGTGCAGCTGCAAAGAAAAATCAAGGTTGTTATCTCATCACCGAGCCAAATTTGAATCTTGAAATATTTTGTCAGTCAATGACATCAATTCATTGACCATTTGTGTAGGATAAAGCAGAAAcagaaattaatatattaaatagacCTTTAGCAGACCCACCAGCAAGAATGGTAACCTTTGCAGAACCAGACCAAGAGATGTTTGGATTTGAGTATTTTCTATGTTGATCTTGGGCCATCCATAAACCATTTACAGATGAAGAAGATGCATGTCTTTGGACATGAAGTCTAATATTTCATCAATATCCTGTCCAGGAGTAACATTTTCATACTCGAGAGCTTCTACTAACTTGAGGTGAGAGGAAAATTAATTACCAAAGCAGGTATGTTTTCCCTTTCTTGAAGATATTAGGACATTAGCAAATGGGGATTTATAATTCGCAGTATACTCCTACATACACCACTGGATCCAAAGAAAAATGCATAGGCTTGAAACAGAGTTAGGGAGCTTAATGCCATCATCAAACAAACCTTTCCCATATCATCATCAAATCAACCTTCCTCATATCAATAACGAGAATTGCTGAATCCGaaactttaatttaaaaacagaaaaaaaaaatgtttaattcCCTGGTTATCCAAACTAAAGAAATTCTAGACATTTCCAAAGCCACCGTAATTCATGGCTACCTAAATAAATTAGGAAATcagcaaaacaacaaaaacgGAAACCCTACATACATACTTGCCTAAACGTATGCAATCAACACAGAACCACAGAGAAAGATAGATGTAAAGGGCTTATGATCAAAGCTAAAACATGAGAAGAACAGAGAAAGGAACATAGAAGAATACCAGGTCAAGGATGTGAACGAGAGCTTTAATACCCTTCTCATCCATGGAAAAATCGGAAACCCCACAATAACGAGAGCTCCTAACATTTACTAATGGAGAGCtccaaaaatttaatatatccaAAAATAAGTGAACTTTCCCAAACACGCAAGAGctccaaaaattcaaaaaatagtaCTATGCTCTGATAAAATGCTTCCAATCCATATACCTAAATCGGGAGgggaaaaatttgaaaaacacaTACCCATTCATTGAGCAGCAGCCCCTCGTCCACGCTCTAGTCAAGATCCCCCACATTCGACGATggaatcgagagagagagagagataattagGGCGAAATAGAGAGTGAGAGAAacggagagagaaagagagagagagagacgcaaACCCAAAGAGACGAAGATAGAGAAAGAAATATGGGAGGATTAGAGACTCACCTCCTCGGCGAGGTGACGACAGCACACCAGCAAGCACGGCTTAGGAAGGGCGGCAGCAAACCCATCTTTCAACCAGAGAAGGAGTAtcaaggggggggggggggaaagaaaaaagggggagaaggaAAAACGAGCGGGTATCGGGctgggaaaaaaagaaataaggggAAAGTGTTGTAATACTTAAAAGTATTTGCGGCAACATGAAGTCGCCGCAAAAATTCGTTTTTTTCGCTGCAAAAAGTCGCTTTTACCACAACTTCTTGCTCGTCGGACGTAATTTGGTAGAAAATAGCAATTTTTTTTCACACGGACCCTTTTGGTGTCATAAGCTAAGTATTTGCCACGAATGTCAAGCTTGGGATAAAATTTTCGTGAGGAAAagctaaatttcttgtagtgcctaTTATAGCTGGAGGCATGGCTTTAAGAAAGGCAATGGAGATACGTGCAGATTTGGGCTTTGCTATAGCAGTATTTGAAGGGGACTCTCAAGTTATTGTAAAGGTGATAAATAGCAATGAAGATTTTATCAAGAGTATGGATCTTTGGTGTATCATACTCGGTCAATGCTAAAAAAATAGCTTGGCTGGAAGAAGATATTCAACTTGAGAGAAGCAAATGAAGTGGCTCATCTACTAGTAAAATTGGCAAGAGGGGCCTATACAGATTATTCATCCTGTCATGAAGGAACAATCTTGTAATGAATAAGATGTTGGTATTGCAATAAATAAAGTAGGCAAATAATAATGTAACAAATTTAAATATTGGCCCGCCTGCAGTTCAATATTTAAAGACAAATAGAATTAAAGAATGAGTAAACTTATATATAGTCCCGcacagttatttaaaaaaaaaatgagatccatacataaaaaattaattttttttatataaatctcttatttatttatttatttttcaaaataattacccAACACTATATTTACCCACTCACAACTTCAACTACCGTTTCCTTTTAAAATAATACCGCTTTTCTCATGATTTAAAGAACATCTACGGGTTTCCATTTTCTCATTCATCATCTTTCTCTATATCCTCTCCTCATAATAATACCGTCGTCTCTCTTCCGAAGTCTCTCCCGGCCCACGCAAAGCCTCTCTCATGGAAAACCGATTCAAGCTGCGAATCTCTCGCTTGTTCCGAGCCTCAATCAGCTCTTGTCGGTCTCGAAACCTCTCCGACGTTGTCGAAAAAGCCGTCTTTGTCCCACAAAACCACCAAAACTTCCACAGGATCGAGCCCGCCTTGTCCCCGAAGCATCGAGCCTTTCGCTCCATTTGCAGACCCAAACCTTCCCAAACCCCAGAAATCATCCACAACAGCTGCATAATACCTGCCAGAGAGTTACTGTCGAGAAGGAAAGTCTCTGAGCCGTTTTCGCCTTTCGCATCGGCCAACCCCGCCGGACGAACCTCCCCTCCTGCGTCTCCAATGTCTCCCTTGAATCCGTTCTTCCAGTTCGGAGATTTCAAGTTTAAGCAGAATAAGAAAGGCTCAGATAGAAgcaagaataagaagaaaaagaagacgaCCCAGATGAAGAACAAGCATTCAGAAGCCTTTCCCTTTAGTTCTTTCTCGCAGGAGGATATGAGTTTTGGTGGGTGGTGGTATAGCAGCGAAGATGACGAAGATGAAAGAGAGGACGAGACCGACACTCTTTTCTCTTCCAAGAGCCTCTCTTCCGATTCATCCGAGTCTCAGCGACGTCGTTCTCGTCGGAAACGGCACGGGGCTCGGCGGA
This is a stretch of genomic DNA from Carya illinoinensis cultivar Pawnee chromosome 3, C.illinoinensisPawnee_v1, whole genome shotgun sequence. It encodes these proteins:
- the LOC122305021 gene encoding transcription repressor OFP8 → MENRFKLRISRLFRASISSCRSRNLSDVVEKAVFVPQNHQNFHRIEPALSPKHRAFRSICRPKPSQTPEIIHNSCIIPARELLSRRKVSEPFSPFASANPAGRTSPPASPMSPLNPFFQFGDFKFKQNKKGSDRSKNKKKKKTTQMKNKHSEAFPFSSFSQEDMSFGGWWYSSEDDEDEREDETDTLFSSKSLSSDSSESQRRRSRRKRHGARRTARSSAGLGLMPMQGKVQDSFAVVKSSSDPYKDFRTSMVEMIVEKQMFAAKDLEQLLQCFLSLNSYHHHKIIVEVFTEICEALFCNWS